From Sphingopyxis sp. MWB1, a single genomic window includes:
- the secA gene encoding preprotein translocase subunit SecA — protein sequence MFSGLAKSLFGSSNDRYVKSIRKIVEKINALEPDMEAMDDAALQAQTVKFRERLAGGETLDDLLPEAFATVREAARRTLGMRHFDVQMIGGVVLHRGEIAEMATGEGKTLMATLPCYLNALEGKGVHVVTVNDYLARRDAEWMSEVYGFLGLTTGIIVPNLDETQRRAAYNCDITYATNNELGFDYLRDNMKFDRAQMVHRPFNFGIVDEVDSILIDEARTPLIISGPTDDKSDMYVRVNEVVLKLGDEDFEKDEKSKSISLTEEGTEHVEQLLAEAGLLQGDNLYDIENTQVVHHVNQALKAIQMFRRDTDYIVKDDKVVIIDEFTGRMMDGRRWSDGLHQAVEAKEGVKIEPENQTLASITFQNYFRMYPKLSGMTGTAATEAAEFFDIYKMNVVTIPTNRPIARIDEEDEFYKNITDKFGAIARTIREANERGQPVLVGTVSIEKSELLSSFLEKEGVKHSVLNARFHESEAHIVAQAGRLGAVTIATNMAGRGTDIKLGGNEEFRIEDEVGDMPEGPEREAATARIREEVAAEREAVKAAGGLFVLATERHESRRIDNQLRGRSGRQGDPGLSKFYLCLDDDLLRIFGPETLFSKMMNKSLDDGEAIGSKWLSKAIETAQKKVEARNYDIRKQVVEYDNVMNDQRKVIYEQRGEIIDSETVDEVMHAMRVETVNALVADACPPGSYPEQWNIAGLKERVAEVLDLELPIDEWMQEDAIEPELFESRIQQAADALAAEKEQQVDPETWRSIQKSVLLQTLDHQWKEHLATLDALRQVVFLRAYAQKQPINEYKQEAFTLFERMLTNIREDVTRTVARMELRLADPEPMPLPDLPDFLTTHIDPFTGEDNSADIDAGTRGVIANTLPPMQVPRSKTNAEGENPYAGMDISRNAPCPCGSGRKYKHCHGAL from the coding sequence ATGTTTTCAGGTCTCGCCAAGAGCCTGTTCGGTTCGTCGAACGACCGATATGTGAAGTCGATCCGCAAGATCGTCGAGAAGATCAACGCGCTTGAGCCCGATATGGAGGCGATGGACGACGCCGCATTGCAGGCGCAGACGGTGAAATTTCGCGAGCGGCTGGCGGGGGGCGAAACGCTCGACGATCTGCTCCCCGAAGCCTTTGCCACCGTGCGCGAGGCGGCGCGGCGCACGCTGGGAATGCGCCATTTCGACGTGCAGATGATCGGTGGCGTGGTGCTCCATCGCGGCGAGATCGCCGAAATGGCGACGGGCGAAGGCAAGACGCTGATGGCGACCTTGCCCTGTTATCTGAACGCGCTGGAGGGCAAGGGCGTCCACGTCGTGACGGTCAACGACTATCTCGCCCGCCGCGACGCCGAATGGATGAGCGAGGTTTACGGCTTTCTTGGGCTGACGACCGGGATCATCGTCCCCAACCTTGACGAAACGCAGCGCCGTGCGGCTTATAATTGCGACATCACCTATGCCACCAACAATGAGCTGGGTTTCGATTATCTGCGCGACAATATGAAGTTCGACCGGGCGCAGATGGTCCACCGCCCGTTCAATTTCGGCATCGTCGACGAGGTCGATTCGATCCTGATCGACGAAGCGCGTACACCGCTGATTATCTCCGGTCCCACCGACGACAAGTCGGACATGTATGTCCGCGTCAATGAAGTGGTGCTGAAGCTGGGCGATGAGGATTTTGAGAAGGATGAAAAGTCCAAGTCGATCAGCCTGACCGAAGAAGGCACCGAACATGTCGAGCAATTGCTCGCAGAGGCGGGGCTGCTTCAGGGCGATAATCTGTATGACATAGAGAACACCCAGGTCGTCCATCACGTCAATCAGGCGTTGAAGGCGATCCAGATGTTCCGCCGCGACACCGACTATATCGTCAAGGATGACAAGGTCGTCATCATCGACGAATTCACCGGGCGCATGATGGACGGGCGCCGCTGGTCCGACGGCCTGCACCAGGCGGTCGAGGCGAAGGAAGGGGTGAAGATCGAGCCCGAAAACCAGACGCTGGCGTCGATCACCTTCCAAAATTATTTCCGCATGTATCCGAAGCTTTCGGGCATGACCGGCACCGCCGCGACCGAGGCGGCCGAATTCTTCGACATTTACAAGATGAATGTGGTCACCATCCCGACCAACCGCCCGATCGCGCGGATCGACGAGGAAGACGAATTTTACAAGAATATCACCGATAAGTTCGGCGCCATCGCGCGTACAATCCGTGAGGCGAATGAGCGCGGCCAGCCGGTGCTGGTCGGCACAGTGTCGATCGAAAAGTCGGAACTTCTGTCGTCTTTCCTTGAGAAGGAAGGGGTGAAGCACAGCGTCCTCAACGCCCGTTTCCACGAAAGCGAGGCGCATATCGTCGCGCAGGCGGGACGGCTGGGCGCGGTGACCATCGCCACCAATATGGCGGGCCGCGGCACCGACATCAAATTGGGCGGCAATGAAGAGTTTCGCATCGAGGACGAGGTGGGCGATATGCCCGAAGGCCCCGAGCGCGAAGCCGCCACAGCGCGCATCCGCGAAGAGGTCGCCGCCGAGCGCGAGGCGGTGAAAGCAGCGGGCGGCCTGTTCGTCCTTGCCACCGAGCGGCACGAAAGCCGCCGCATCGACAATCAGCTTCGCGGCCGTTCGGGGCGTCAGGGCGACCCCGGCCTGTCGAAATTCTATCTGTGCCTCGACGATGATTTGCTGCGCATCTTTGGCCCCGAAACGCTGTTTTCGAAAATGATGAACAAGAGCCTCGATGATGGTGAGGCGATCGGGTCGAAATGGCTGTCGAAGGCGATCGAGACCGCGCAGAAAAAGGTCGAAGCGCGCAACTATGATATCCGCAAGCAGGTCGTCGAATATGACAATGTCATGAACGACCAGCGCAAGGTGATTTACGAACAGCGCGGCGAGATCATCGACAGCGAAACCGTCGATGAAGTGATGCACGCGATGCGCGTCGAAACGGTCAATGCGCTGGTCGCCGACGCCTGCCCGCCGGGCAGCTATCCTGAACAATGGAATATTGCCGGGCTGAAGGAGCGCGTCGCCGAGGTGCTCGACCTGGAACTGCCCATCGACGAATGGATGCAGGAAGACGCGATCGAACCCGAATTGTTCGAAAGCCGAATCCAGCAGGCCGCCGACGCCCTGGCCGCCGAAAAGGAACAGCAGGTCGATCCCGAAACATGGCGCAGCATCCAGAAATCGGTACTGCTCCAGACGCTCGATCATCAGTGGAAAGAGCATCTGGCGACGCTCGATGCGCTGCGGCAAGTCGTGTTCCTGCGTGCTTATGCCCAGAAACAGCCGATCAACGAATATAAGCAGGAAGCCTTTACCCTGTTCGAGCGAATGTTGACCAACATCCGTGAGGATGTGACGCGGACCGTCGCGCGCATGGAGTTGCGTCTGGCCGATCCCGAGCCGATGCCGCTGCCCGACCTTCCCGATTTCCTGACGACGCATATCGATCCCTTTACGGGCGAGGATAATAGCGCCGACATCGACGCGGGAACGCGCGGGGTCATCGCCAACACCCTGCCGCCGATGCAGGTGCCGCGGTCGAAAACCAATGCCGAGGGGGAAAATCCCTATGCCGGCATGGACATCAGCCGCAACGCACCCTGTCCGTGCGGATCGGGGCGTAAATACAAGCATTGCCACGGGGCGCTCTGA
- a CDS encoding acetyl-CoA acetyltransferase, translating to MTDPERIPVIIGVGQVNDRPDDPDLGLDSLGLMIAALNVAAEDAGVPLAEIDSLAIVDQISFRQLGKLCEPLAAAIGASPAINYQSAAPHGDTPVRLLNEAANRIGAGEIKLAAIVGGEALRTAAGRAAKAASGEDKSYNAIRKAATRREPDYAQAYGLAAPVDVYPLYENATRAAWGQSLSEAQEESAAIWSRFSEVAAANDGAWIRKAATPADMLRIDERNRPIAFPYSKLMVANSSVNQGAAFLVASLAEARRRGIAEDRLVHIGMGAAAKEPPSILARDRYDHSVSMEVSITRTLALNGMTAADFDHVELYSCFPCVPKMARRILGWPAGRPASVFGGLTFGGGPIANYMSHAIVSMVERLRIEGRYGFLFANGGFATDNHCIVLGREPISAASFPQDFDYQAEAEEKRGPVPALAEDYSGPATIESYTIFYARDGSPRAGVVVARTPEGARTLAHVDVADAAMLAFLTDGKIEPVGTSGRVVTLDTGYGWRSA from the coding sequence ATGACCGACCCCGAACGCATTCCCGTGATCATCGGCGTCGGGCAGGTCAATGATCGCCCCGACGATCCCGACCTTGGCCTCGATTCGCTCGGCTTGATGATCGCCGCGCTGAATGTGGCCGCCGAAGACGCAGGCGTTCCGCTCGCCGAGATCGACAGCCTCGCCATCGTCGATCAGATCAGCTTTCGCCAGCTGGGCAAGCTGTGCGAGCCGCTCGCCGCGGCGATTGGCGCGTCACCCGCCATCAATTACCAATCCGCCGCCCCGCACGGCGACACGCCGGTCCGCCTGCTCAACGAAGCCGCGAACCGCATCGGCGCGGGCGAGATCAAACTCGCGGCCATTGTCGGCGGCGAAGCGCTGCGCACCGCCGCGGGCCGCGCCGCCAAGGCCGCGAGCGGCGAGGACAAAAGCTATAACGCCATCCGCAAGGCGGCGACACGGCGCGAGCCCGACTATGCACAGGCGTATGGGCTGGCCGCTCCGGTCGATGTCTATCCCCTCTACGAAAATGCGACACGCGCCGCCTGGGGGCAAAGCCTGTCCGAGGCGCAGGAAGAAAGCGCCGCCATCTGGTCGCGCTTCTCCGAGGTCGCCGCCGCGAATGACGGCGCGTGGATCAGAAAGGCCGCCACCCCCGCCGACATGCTGCGCATCGACGAACGCAATCGCCCCATCGCCTTCCCCTATTCGAAGCTGATGGTCGCAAATTCCTCGGTCAATCAGGGCGCTGCCTTTCTGGTCGCCAGCCTCGCCGAAGCACGCCGCCGCGGGATTGCCGAGGACCGGCTGGTCCATATCGGCATGGGCGCGGCGGCCAAGGAACCACCCTCCATCCTCGCGCGCGACCGCTATGATCATAGCGTCAGCATGGAGGTCTCGATCACCCGTACGCTCGCGCTCAATGGCATGACGGCGGCGGATTTCGACCATGTCGAACTTTATAGCTGTTTTCCCTGCGTCCCCAAAATGGCGCGGCGCATTCTTGGCTGGCCGGCGGGCCGCCCCGCCAGCGTCTTTGGCGGCCTCACCTTCGGCGGCGGCCCCATCGCCAATTATATGAGCCATGCCATCGTCTCGATGGTCGAGCGGCTTCGCATCGAAGGCCGCTATGGCTTCCTCTTCGCCAATGGCGGCTTTGCCACCGACAATCATTGCATCGTCCTAGGGCGCGAACCCATATCGGCGGCCAGCTTTCCGCAGGATTTCGACTATCAGGCCGAAGCCGAAGAAAAGCGCGGTCCGGTCCCCGCGCTGGCCGAGGATTATAGCGGCCCCGCGACCATCGAAAGCTACACCATCTTTTACGCCCGCGACGGCAGCCCGCGCGCGGGGGTAGTGGTCGCGCGCACGCCCGAAGGAGCGCGCACATTGGCGCATGTCGATGTGGCAGATGCGGCCATGCTGGCGTTTCTGACCGACGGTAAGATCGAACCCGTCGGCACCAGCGGACGGGTCGTGACGCTGGATACAGGGTATGGCTGGCGCTCCGCCTAA
- the acs gene encoding acetate--CoA ligase, producing the protein MSDLPPSEPLVPVPADAAARTHCSAADYDRLYAESIDDPDGFWTKQAERVEWVKAPTKIAGWSFDPVEIKWFEDGVLNLCHNAVDRHVAAGHGEQTAIIFEPDAPDGETRHISYAALLADVIRMANTLKKMGVKKGDRVTIYMPMIPEGAVAMLACARIGAIHSVIFGGFSPDAIAGRIEDCASDWVICADEGLRGGKTIPLKANVDKALEKVAVKAVLVIAHTGGDIVMKEGRDHWYDALSADVGGECPCEPMNAEDPLFILYTSGSTGKPKGVLHTVGGYSVWTAATFHYGFDYRAGEIFWCSADIGWVTGHSYVVYGPLQNGATSLMFEGVPNYPDHDRFWQIVDKHRVNILYTAPTAIRALMREGDDYVTRHNLSSLRLLGSVGEPINPEAWRWYHDVVGQGRVPVIDTWWQTETGGIMITTLPGAHAMQPGSAGRPFFGIRPQLVDADGGVLADEQTGGAAEGNLCITHSWPGQMRTVYGDHDRFVQTYFSTYKGKYFTGDGCRRDEDGYWRITGRVDDVINVSGHRMGTAEVESALVLHDKVAEAAVVGFPHDIKGQGIYAYVTLNAGVEPSEELLTELKQQVRREIGPIATPDHIHFTPALPKTRSGKIMRRILRKIAENDFGSLGDTSTLADPSLVDGLIEGRMKR; encoded by the coding sequence ATGTCCGACCTTCCCCCCTCTGAACCGCTGGTTCCCGTCCCTGCCGACGCCGCGGCGCGCACGCATTGCAGCGCCGCCGATTATGATCGCCTCTATGCCGAAAGCATCGACGATCCCGACGGCTTCTGGACCAAACAGGCCGAACGCGTCGAATGGGTGAAGGCCCCCACCAAAATCGCCGGCTGGTCCTTTGATCCGGTCGAGATCAAATGGTTCGAGGATGGCGTCCTCAACCTCTGCCACAATGCCGTCGACCGCCATGTCGCCGCGGGCCATGGCGAACAGACCGCGATCATCTTCGAACCCGATGCGCCCGATGGCGAAACGCGCCATATCAGCTATGCCGCGCTCCTCGCCGATGTCATCCGCATGGCGAATACGCTGAAGAAAATGGGCGTCAAAAAGGGCGACCGCGTCACCATCTATATGCCGATGATCCCCGAAGGCGCGGTGGCGATGCTCGCCTGCGCGCGGATCGGCGCGATCCACAGCGTCATTTTCGGCGGCTTCTCGCCCGACGCCATCGCCGGACGGATCGAGGATTGCGCGAGCGACTGGGTGATCTGCGCCGACGAAGGGCTGCGCGGCGGCAAGACCATCCCCCTGAAGGCCAATGTCGACAAGGCGCTGGAAAAGGTCGCGGTCAAGGCGGTGCTCGTCATCGCCCACACCGGCGGCGATATCGTGATGAAGGAAGGGCGCGACCATTGGTATGATGCGCTTTCCGCCGATGTCGGGGGCGAATGCCCGTGCGAACCCATGAACGCCGAAGACCCGCTCTTCATCCTTTACACCTCGGGATCGACGGGAAAACCCAAGGGCGTGCTCCACACGGTCGGCGGCTATTCGGTCTGGACCGCGGCCACCTTCCATTATGGTTTCGACTATCGGGCGGGCGAGATTTTCTGGTGCAGCGCCGATATCGGCTGGGTCACCGGGCACAGCTATGTCGTCTATGGCCCGCTGCAAAATGGCGCGACGAGCCTGATGTTCGAAGGCGTGCCCAACTATCCCGATCATGACCGTTTCTGGCAGATCGTCGACAAGCATCGCGTCAACATCCTCTACACCGCCCCCACCGCCATCCGCGCGCTGATGCGCGAGGGCGATGATTATGTCACGCGGCACAATCTCAGCTCGCTCCGCCTGCTCGGCAGCGTCGGCGAGCCGATCAATCCGGAGGCGTGGCGCTGGTATCACGACGTCGTCGGCCAGGGGCGCGTCCCCGTCATCGACACCTGGTGGCAGACCGAAACCGGCGGGATCATGATCACCACCCTGCCCGGCGCCCATGCGATGCAGCCGGGCAGCGCGGGCCGACCCTTCTTCGGCATCCGGCCCCAGCTTGTCGACGCCGATGGCGGCGTGCTTGCCGATGAACAGACGGGCGGCGCAGCCGAAGGCAATTTGTGCATCACGCACAGCTGGCCGGGACAGATGCGCACCGTCTACGGCGACCATGACCGGTTCGTGCAAACCTATTTTTCAACCTATAAGGGCAAATATTTCACCGGCGACGGCTGCCGCCGCGATGAGGACGGCTATTGGCGGATCACGGGCCGCGTCGATGATGTCATCAACGTATCGGGCCACCGCATGGGCACTGCCGAGGTCGAAAGCGCGCTCGTCCTGCATGACAAGGTGGCCGAGGCTGCCGTGGTCGGCTTTCCGCACGATATCAAGGGACAGGGCATTTACGCCTATGTCACGCTCAACGCCGGGGTCGAGCCCAGCGAGGAATTGCTCACCGAATTGAAGCAACAGGTGCGCCGCGAAATCGGCCCCATCGCGACCCCCGATCATATCCACTTCACCCCCGCGCTTCCCAAGACGCGTTCGGGCAAGATCATGCGCCGCATCCTGCGCAAGATCGCCGAAAATGACTTCGGTTCGCTGGGCGACACGTCAACGCTTGCCGACCCCAGCCTCGTCGACGGCCTGATCGAAGGGCGAATGAAGCGCTAG
- a CDS encoding enoyl-CoA hydratase-related protein, whose amino-acid sequence MTDSTILTERRGHMLIVTINRPEARNAVNAAVHIGIGTALEEAEADAEIRVVVITGAGDKAFCAGADLVALSRGESLYPDDPAQQAWGFAGMVAHPISKPIIAAVNGFAFGGGCEIALMSDIIVAADHAQFGLPEVKVGLFAAAGGAFRPVQQLPRKIAMEHMFTGDPISAERAAHYGLVNHVVPLADLMPTALALAEKIAANAPLSVQVTKRVALGIQHGHTAADAPRWEHNAIERSALMQSEDAREGPRAFAEKRKPEWKAR is encoded by the coding sequence ATGACCGATAGCACCATTCTCACCGAACGCCGCGGCCACATGTTGATCGTCACGATCAACCGGCCCGAGGCGCGCAACGCGGTCAACGCCGCGGTCCACATCGGCATCGGGACCGCGCTCGAAGAGGCCGAGGCTGACGCCGAAATCCGCGTGGTGGTCATCACCGGCGCCGGCGACAAGGCCTTTTGCGCAGGCGCCGATCTGGTCGCGCTGTCGCGGGGCGAAAGCCTCTATCCCGACGATCCCGCACAGCAGGCGTGGGGCTTCGCCGGCATGGTCGCGCATCCGATCTCGAAGCCGATCATCGCGGCGGTCAACGGCTTCGCCTTTGGCGGCGGGTGCGAGATTGCGCTGATGAGCGACATTATCGTGGCCGCCGACCATGCCCAGTTCGGCCTGCCCGAGGTGAAGGTCGGGCTGTTCGCCGCGGCGGGCGGCGCCTTTCGCCCCGTCCAGCAACTGCCTCGCAAAATCGCGATGGAACATATGTTCACCGGCGATCCGATCAGCGCCGAGCGCGCCGCGCACTATGGTCTCGTCAACCATGTCGTCCCGCTCGCCGACCTGATGCCAACCGCGCTCGCGCTTGCGGAAAAGATCGCCGCCAACGCGCCCTTGTCGGTGCAGGTGACCAAGCGCGTCGCGCTCGGCATCCAGCACGGCCATACCGCCGCCGATGCCCCCCGGTGGGAGCATAATGCCATCGAACGCAGCGCGCTGATGCAGAGCGAAGACGCCCGCGAAGGCCCGCGCGCCTTTGCCGAAAAGCGCAAACCCGAATGGAAAGCGCGCTGA
- the amaB gene encoding L-piperidine-6-carboxylate dehydrogenase — protein MAMTARTGELLDRLGVARGAWQGGALPVRTPLTGEALGAVLLADTAAMEAAIGRSAAAFRAWRDVPAPRRGELVRLFGEELRAAKADLAELVTIEAGKIPSEGAGEVQEMIDICDFAVGLSRQLYGLTIATERPGHRMMEQWHPLGVVGVISAFNFPVAVWAWNAALALVCGNSVVWKPSEKTPLTALATQAIFDRAAARFGEAPEGLAQCLIGGAELGEALVDDRRVALVSATGSTRMGRAVAPRLAARFARAILELGGNNGAIVAPSADLDLALRGVAFGAMGTAGQRCTTTRRLFVHDSIYDDFVARLKSAYASVAVGNPLEGDVLVGPLIDRAAFDAMQAALAAARAAGGRVHGGERVGTGDAYYVRPALVEMSKQTGPVLEETFAPILYVMRYEALDEAIAAHNAVGAGLSSAIFTTDMREAERFLAAGGSDCGIANVNLGTSGAEIGGAFGGEKETGGGRESGSDAWRQYMRRATNTVNYSDALPLAQGVSFEI, from the coding sequence ATGGCGATGACGGCGAGGACCGGGGAGCTGCTCGATCGGCTGGGCGTGGCGCGCGGGGCATGGCAGGGCGGAGCGCTGCCGGTGCGCACACCGCTGACCGGGGAAGCGCTGGGGGCGGTGCTGCTGGCCGATACGGCGGCGATGGAGGCTGCGATTGGCCGCAGCGCGGCCGCTTTTCGCGCATGGCGCGACGTCCCCGCGCCGCGCCGGGGCGAGCTTGTCCGCCTGTTCGGCGAGGAATTGCGCGCGGCCAAGGCGGACCTTGCCGAACTGGTCACCATCGAGGCAGGCAAGATCCCGTCCGAGGGCGCGGGCGAAGTGCAGGAAATGATCGACATTTGCGACTTTGCCGTCGGCCTGTCGCGCCAGCTTTACGGGTTGACCATCGCCACCGAAAGACCGGGGCACCGGATGATGGAGCAATGGCATCCGCTGGGCGTCGTCGGGGTAATTTCGGCGTTCAACTTTCCGGTCGCCGTTTGGGCGTGGAATGCCGCGCTGGCGCTGGTGTGCGGGAATAGCGTGGTGTGGAAACCGTCGGAAAAGACGCCGCTGACCGCGCTGGCGACCCAGGCGATCTTTGACCGGGCGGCCGCGCGTTTCGGCGAAGCGCCCGAGGGGCTGGCGCAATGCCTGATCGGCGGGGCGGAGCTTGGCGAGGCGCTGGTCGATGATCGCCGTGTTGCGCTGGTGTCGGCGACCGGATCGACACGCATGGGCCGCGCGGTGGCGCCCCGGCTGGCGGCGCGGTTTGCGCGCGCGATTTTGGAACTGGGCGGCAATAATGGTGCGATTGTCGCGCCTTCAGCTGACCTTGATCTCGCGCTGCGCGGTGTCGCTTTTGGTGCGATGGGGACGGCGGGGCAGCGCTGCACGACGACGCGGCGCCTGTTCGTCCATGACAGCATCTATGATGATTTCGTCGCCCGGCTCAAAAGCGCCTATGCCAGCGTGGCGGTGGGCAATCCGCTGGAGGGCGATGTGCTGGTCGGGCCGCTGATCGACCGCGCGGCCTTTGACGCGATGCAGGCGGCGCTGGCGGCGGCGCGCGCGGCGGGTGGCCGCGTCCATGGCGGCGAACGGGTGGGGACGGGCGATGCCTATTATGTCCGCCCCGCGCTGGTCGAAATGTCCAAGCAGACAGGTCCGGTGCTGGAGGAGACGTTCGCGCCGATCCTCTATGTCATGCGCTATGAGGCGTTGGATGAAGCGATTGCGGCGCATAATGCGGTGGGGGCGGGGCTGTCCTCCGCCATTTTCACCACCGATATGCGCGAGGCCGAACGCTTTCTGGCGGCGGGCGGGTCCGATTGCGGGATCGCCAATGTCAATCTGGGTACCAGTGGCGCCGAGATCGGCGGCGCCTTTGGCGGCGAAAAGGAAACCGGCGGCGGGCGCGAAAGCGGCTCCGATGCGTGGCGCCAATATATGCGGCGCGCGACAAACACGGTGAATTATTCGGATGCGCTGCCGCTGGCGCAGGGGGTGTCGTTCGAGATTTAG